A single window of Deltaproteobacteria bacterium PRO3 DNA harbors:
- a CDS encoding 1-(5-phosphoribosyl)-5-((5-phosphoribosylamino)methylideneamino)imidazole-4-carboxamide isomerase (catalyzes the formation of 5-(5-phospho-1-deoxyribulos-1-ylamino)methylideneamino-l-(5-hosphoribosyl)imidazole-4-carboxamide from 1-(5-phosphoribosyl)-5-[(5-phosphoribosylamino)methylideneamino] imidazole-4-carboxamide): RSVATAGEYIGDGVARVVVGTKATRDPEFLAALGAKFPGQIALGLDTKAGKIAVHGWTETTGLTVPEYLKSAPLAGVYCLIFTDIARDGMLSGPNIPALREVMAATELPVIASGGVSSLEDLRALVAMEDCKLLGAITGKALYEGKFTLREALKAAES, translated from the coding sequence CGCTCGGTGGCGACCGCGGGGGAATATATCGGCGACGGCGTCGCGCGGGTCGTGGTCGGCACCAAGGCCACCCGGGATCCGGAATTCCTGGCCGCCCTCGGCGCGAAATTTCCCGGCCAGATCGCCTTGGGCCTGGACACCAAGGCCGGCAAGATCGCCGTCCACGGCTGGACCGAGACCACCGGCCTCACCGTCCCGGAATATCTTAAGTCCGCCCCGCTGGCGGGCGTCTACTGCCTGATCTTCACCGACATCGCCCGCGACGGGATGTTGAGCGGACCCAACATCCCCGCCCTGCGCGAGGTGATGGCCGCCACCGAGCTGCCGGTCATCGCCAGCGGCGGGGTCTCTTCCCTGGAAGATCTTCGGGCCCTGGTGGCGATGGAAGACTGCAAGCTGCTCGGCGCGATCACGGGCAAGGCCCTCTACGAGGGCAAATTCACGCTGCGCGAGGCCCTGAAGGCGGCCGAGTCCTGA